In Gemmatimonadota bacterium, one genomic interval encodes:
- a CDS encoding GNAT family protein, translated as MSELTNGLGQPISFAIPDWTPPPNPPRECMEGRFCRLEPLQVDSHLDDLYQANAFDKDGKSWTYLAYGPFSDKDSYRDWITRTCLSEDPLFFAIVDKGVGSACGVASYVNIESSGGAIEVGHIHYSPQLQQTRTATESMYLMMKKAFELGYRRYSWKCDSLNKASRAAAQRLGLSFEGIFRQAKVYNGRNRDTAWYAAIDSEWPQLEKAFVTWLAPDNFDKQGEQRVSLSDLTRSILKKTDREDQTVEMICSE; from the coding sequence ATGAGCGAACTTACCAATGGCCTTGGACAGCCAATCAGCTTCGCAATACCAGATTGGACCCCACCACCCAATCCACCGCGAGAATGCATGGAAGGCCGCTTCTGTCGGCTGGAACCACTTCAAGTCGATAGCCATCTTGATGACCTGTATCAGGCTAACGCCTTTGATAAGGATGGTAAGAGTTGGACATACTTGGCATACGGTCCATTCTCCGACAAAGATAGCTACCGGGACTGGATAACCAGGACGTGCCTGTCGGAAGATCCACTATTCTTTGCAATCGTGGACAAGGGTGTGGGATCAGCCTGCGGTGTTGCAAGCTATGTCAACATTGAATCTTCAGGTGGTGCTATTGAGGTGGGACATATCCACTATTCCCCACAGTTGCAGCAGACGCGAACAGCCACCGAATCTATGTACCTGATGATGAAGAAGGCATTCGAATTGGGCTATCGACGCTATTCGTGGAAATGCGACAGTCTGAACAAAGCATCGCGTGCGGCCGCTCAACGCCTGGGATTGTCGTTTGAAGGAATTTTTCGCCAGGCAAAGGTCTATAACGGGCGAAATCGCGACACCGCATGGTACGCAGCGATTGATTCAGAGTGGCCTCAGCTCGAGAAAGCCTTCGTCACGTGGTTAGCCCCAGACAACTTTGATAAGCAGGGCGAACAGCGAGTAAGTCTTTCAGACC